The Deltaproteobacteria bacterium genomic interval CCGCGCTGCACCTCCAGCCGCGGGATCTCCCCGCCGTCCGGCTTGCCGTACGGCCCCGCGTCCCGGTCGTCCGCGCCGCCGCATCCGGCGGTCGCCAGCACCGCCGCCGTCACCATCGCCATCACGCCCCGCGCCGCCGCGCACCCGCGCGCCCGCGCCGCCCTCGTCGTCTCGTCCTTCATCGTCGTCGCCATCATGAAGCGCGTCGCTGCGATTGTCATCCGGCGTGCCCCCCTTTGCCGGCCGCCGGCCGGGCGCGGCGCCGCCCGCTCGCGCCCGCGCCGAGGGTTGCCGGCATGCGCGGCCCTGCGGTATCACGCGGGCCATGAACCGGACACTGCGAGCTCGATTCGGACTGGTGACGGCCATGGTCCTCGCCGCCGCCGCCCTGCGCGTGTTGCCGCATCCGCCGAACGTCACCCCGATCGCCGCGATGGCCGTGTTCGCCGGCGCCCGGTTCGACCGCCGCCGCTGGGCGTTCGCGGTGCCGCTCGCAGCGATGTTGGTCAGCGATGCCGCGCTCGAAGTCCTGTTCGGCTGGGGATTTCATTCCCAGATGGCGGCCGTGTACCTGAGCTTCGCGCTGATCACGTGCATCGGGTTCTGGCTCCGGCGGCGGCGCGGCATCGTTCCGGTCGCAACGGCGGTGATCGCATCGTCGACGCTGTTTTTTGCGACCACGAACTTCGCGGTGTGGGCGACCGGCGGCAGCTACCCGCCGACCGCGGCCGGGCTCGCAGCGTGCTACATCGCCGCGATCCCGTTTTACGGACTCGCGCTCGTCGGCGATCTCGTGTACGCGGCGATCCTGTTCGGCGCCTTCGCGTTCGCCCAGCGGCGCTTCCCGATCTTCGCGTTGCCGAAGACGGCGTAGCGATGGCGCCGAAGGCGCTCGTGTCGTGGAGTTCGGGCAAAGACAGCGCCTACGCGCTGCTGGCCGCCCGGCGCAGCCCGAGCGTGGAGATCGTCGGGCTCGTGACGACGGTCACCGCGCGTTTCGGCCGCGTGTCGATGCACGGTGTCCGCGAGGAGTTGCTCGATCGACAGGCCGACCAACTCGGGCTGCCGTGCGCGAAGGTCGCGATCCCGTCGCCGTGCTCGAACGACGTATACGAGGCCGAGATGCGCCGGGTGCTCCTCGCAGCCCGCGCCGCGGGCGTGACGCACGTCGTGTTTGGCGACCTGTTTTTGCGCGACATTCGCGAGTACCGCGAAGCGCAGCTCGCGGACGTCGGGATGCGGGCCGTCTTCCCCCTGTGGGGCCGCGACACATCGGCGCTGGCGCGCGAGATGGTCGAAGCCGGCGTCCGCGCCGTGCTCACGTGCGTCGACCCCGAGCGCCTCGCTCCAGCCTTCGCCGGCCGCACGTTCGACACCGGCCTGCTCGACGACCTGCCCGCGGCCGTCGACCCGTGCGGCGAAAACGGCGAGTTCCACACGTTCGTCACGGCCGGCCCGATGTTTCGCGGCGCGATCTCCGTCCGCGGCGGCGAGGTGGTCGAACGAGACGGCTTCGTGTTCGCGGACCTCCTCCCAGAGTAGCTGCACGAGCCGGCGATCGATCTGGGCTCCGCCGCCCCCGCCGCCGCGGTCGCCGTTCCCGCCGCGAATCCGCCGGCGCGACCCGCCTACAGCACCGGTCGGCGGCGGCCTCCGCCGGCCGCACGGCCGAGCAGGTCTTCGAGCACCTGGCGCGCCTCCGCGTTCGTCTCGAGCTGGAAGTACTGCCGCATGATCGGCAGTACGTCCGCGTTGTCGAAGGACGCCAGCGCGCGCCGCGCGACGTCGCGCAGCGTGCCCTCCTCCTGCCGCAGCACCATGAGCAGCATCTCTCCCGCTTCGATCGTACCGATCTTGCCGATCGACTCGAGCGCGACCGCCTGCACGCGTGCGTCGTTCGACTCCCGGTAGATCCGTGCCAGCGGGTTGAACGCATGCGGAAAGTGCAGCCCGCGCAGCGCCTCGATCGCGGCCTCGCGCACGCCCCCGTCCACGTCCTCCAACGCGCGGCCGATCAGCGCGAAGCTGCGCTTGAAGAACAAGAACCGCAGAGCGCGCACCGCCGCGCGCCGCACCGCGGGATCCTCGTGCTCGTACAGCCGCTCGAGCGGGCACAGCGCCGCGTACGACTGCAGTTCGCCGAGCAGTTCCGCCACGTGCGCGAGGGTCGCGGGCGCGGTCGTCTCGTCGCGCAGCGCCGCGTCGGCCAGCGTGAGCACGACGACGAGCGCGCGGCGGCGAATGCCGTCCGGATAGCGCAGATCCCCGATGATCGACGCCGCGACCTGGAACGGATCGCCGCCAAGTTCCCACTCGAGCAGGTCGACGAACCAGATGTCGGCGTAGGCGTGTTGTTGCTTGAGATAGTCGGGGAACTCGGGAGCGTCGCGCCGCTTCTGCCGCGCCGTCGTGTAGCGCGACGCGATCCGCCGGTACCGCTCCCGCTTCTTGTCCGGCAGCGGGAGTTCCGCCAATCGCTCGTACACGTCGCGGACGGCGACGAAGTCGTCGATCGCCGAATAACAGCCGACCGCGGCGACGAACGCGTTCTCGGTGAACTCCACCGGTGCGTCGTCCGCGATCGACTTGTCCGCGCACTTGACCCACGTGGCGGCCGCCTCGGCGAGGTAGTGCCGGTCGTACGGCAATCCCGCGCGCACCGCGTAGTCCGCCGCCTCCTGGTACAGGGTCGCCGCGGCGTGCAGCTCGCCGCGCTGCAGCGCCAGCCGGATGAAGTCCTCGTAGTACTGCAGCACGTAGAACTTGAGGTTGTCCTCCTTGAGCACGCGAATGCAGTTGATGTACCCCTCCGCCAGGTTCTCGAACGATCCGGAGTCCTTGCCGAGCTTCAGCAAAATCTGATAGCAGTCGAACGCGCGCTCGCGCTCGCCGCGCTGCTCGAAGTCCTCCGCCACCTGCTCGAGCCGCCGCTGGCTGTCGATGAGAGCGCGGCGCCCCTCGGCCGAGCCGGCGTCGATGCGGACCAGCGCCATCCCGAGGTTGAAGTGAACGAGCGCCAACTCGTAGGGGCGATCGCGCAGCCGCGGATCGTCGGCCAACGCGCGCCATTGCTCGGCTGCTTGCCTCGGCTGCTTGGCGCGCTCGTAGGCGACGGCCGCGTGCACCGGCAACCGCGCCTCCTGGTACGCGGCGGCGGCGTCCGCCCATCGCTTCTCGACCTCGAGCACGCGCGCGCGCGCCACCGTACCCGCGTCCCCCTTGAACGCGTCACGCGCCATATCGAAATAGTGCAGGTACAAGTAAATGTACCCGGCCTCGCGATGGCGATCGAGCAGCGCGTAAATTTCGGCGAGCCGGCGCAGCCAGTCGTCGTACTCGTAATCGATGACGTGTGTCTGCGCGACGAGGTCGCGATAGTAACGCTCGGCCTCGGCGTAGCGTCCCTGCGCTAGCAGCGCCTCGGCCTGCGCGGCGGTCGTCTCGATCGATGCAAAGCTGTCGCGCGCCATCGGGTCGTCTACGGTCGGTGCTGGTGCGCGGCGTCGCCGACGATGTGCAGCGCCCGATCGCGGCGCTCCGCACGAGACGACAACGCCTCGCGGTCGACCACCTGGTATCGGTCGAGCAGCGGCAGAAACTCCAGCGACACCTCGGACGACGGCAGGATGATGATGCCATACAAGTAGGCGTGCTGGCCGAGCGCGGCGATGAGGTCGCCGGCGACGTGACATTCGCCGTGTGTGATGATGTACACGACGATGCGCCGGCGCGCGTCGCGCTTGAGCCGCGTGATCTCGATGAGCAGCTGGCGGAACACCTTGCCGTAGTTGCGGCCGCGCTCGGACCGGAACGCCAGCACGTACGGCACCGGGAACACACCGCCGCGGCTCACTTTGACCGGCTCGTGCAGTCGCGAGTCGAAGAATCGCAGCCAGATCTCGTCGCCTTGCAACGTCAGCTTCTTGACCAACGCCAGCGCCAGGCCCCGTGCGAACACCTGACGCTGGCCGCGCATGGACGCCGACGAGTCGACCAGGATGTATTGCAGCCACCGCTCCTCCTCGCGCTGCTGCTCGTGTCCGTAGTAGAGCAGCTCCTGGTCGACGATCTTTTGCTCGAAGATTTCGCGCGGGTAGGCGAGTTCGCTGAGCACGAGCGAATCGACGTGCCCGCGGCGCTCGATCGACGCATAACCGTCCACGGAAAACGTCTGCACGCCGGATGCTCGCTTGGTCTCGAGCACCGACGGCAACAAGTCGAGCGAGAAGTTGGCGATGTCGGCGGCCTCGGGCGACTGCAGCGCGCTGAACAGGTCGACGATGTCGATCGCGGAGCCCAGCGACTCGGTGGCGGCGACGCGATCGTCGCGGAACAACCCGAGCAGCTTGAGCGTGTCGAGATCGATCAGCTCGACGCACGTGTACACGTGCAGCGACATCGCCACCATGTGTTCCAGGAACCCGTACACGAGCGACGGATCGAAGCTCGAAAACAGGTCGACCGGATCCACGTCCGCGTACAGGCCCGGGTCCATCGGCAGCTGCTGCACGCCGACGGCCTTGGCGGGATCGCGCCATCGCGCGTAGACATCGCCCAATGCGCGGACCAACAGCGCCGCGACCAGGTCGTCGCGCAGGCGCCAGCCCGCCGCCTTGTCGACGACCTCGGACGCGGCGATGTGCTCGAGCAACTCCGCGTACTGCTCCAGCAGCGCGACGACGTGCGGCGGCGGCGCGAGGCGTGCGATCGCATCCCGGCGCGGGCCGATCACCGGACCGCCGGCCGAACGCCGCGCCGTAAACAGCTGGCCGACGTCGTGGACCACGAACAGCGGCAAGTGGACGCCAAGGCGCGACATCGCATTGAACCAACCGGCTGCGCGCACCGGGGCCATCGGGTTGTCGGCGCGCACGTGCGACAGCGCCATGGTCCCGAGTTGCCGCGCGAGGAACGAGCGGCGGCGCTCGTCGGGCAGCGCCATCGGTCACCTGCCCCGGGCCGCGCCTCCGGCCCCCCACGGTGTGCGGCCGACGAGGAACTCGCGGCCGAGGTGGACCAGGTACGATCGCAGGTGCGCTTTTTTCGGCAGAGCGTCGTCGGCGCCGGCCGCCCGCATCTCGCCGTTGGCCGCCGGATCGCTCGAGATCGCGACGATCCAGCCGCGGTACCCGGCGGCCCGCATTTCCCGGATCGCGGTGGCTCCGTCCTTGCGCCCCGGTCCGAGCGCAAAATCCATGAACACGACATCCGGCTGCGGGCGAGGCTGCACGGTGACGGCCGCCGCGTCGTCGGCGTGCGGATACACGGTGACGTCGACGCCCGGAATGCGAAACTCCTCGCCGCGCGCGGCGACGACGTCGTCGAAGATGTACACCCGCAGGACTTGTGCCGGAGAAGACATCGCGCGAGCCGCGGCGCGTCGCCCGTTAGCCGCCGAACTTCGACGAGGAAAACACGCTCTCGAGCAGTTGGTCGACCTCTCGGATCATACGCCGTGCCGTGTCGTTGTGAATCGCGGACAGCGCCGCCTTGATCTCGTTGAGGTTCTTGAGTTGCGAAAACAGCTGGATGTCGGACAGTTCCGTCCCGGCCTGCAGCAGCTCGCGGATGAGCTTGAGCTCCGCGAGCAAATCGTCGAGGCTTGCCTGCGGCCCGATGAACCGCCGCTGATCGGGATGCTCGCGATAGTAGGCGTCCACCACCGGGTTGACGATTTCCTCGAGCAGTTCGGCCTGGTCGAGGTTGTTCCAGATGTGGCGCAACACGAAGAAGTCGCCGTCGGTGACCGTGTCGCGGCCGTCGAACACGGCCGACGCCGCGAACAGCTTGAGGAGCTTCACGACGCGCCGGTCGGACACCGTGATCCCTTCGGACCGGATCTGGAAGATCAGGCCCTTGTACTTGGCCAGGAAGTCCTCGGGAAAGACCATCACCCGGTCGAAGTGGCGCTGGATGAGGTGCAAATCGCGGGCGCTCACGATCGGCTCGCTCGCCACCTTGCGCCCCCCCATGCGGCGGATCTCGTTGGCGATCCCCTTGGCGATCAGCTCGTGGAAATGGTAGCTGTCGAGGTTGTCCGACCGGACGCGCAGCAAGAATCGGTCGAACATCGCCGCGAGGTTCTCGTCGTTCGGCACCTCGTTCGACGCCGCGAACAAGCTGATCAGCGGCACCTGGCGCACCTCGGCCCCGGTCGCGAAGCGGCGCTCGTTGATGATCGTGAGCAGCGAGTTGAGGATGGCCGAGTTCGACTTGAAAATCTCGTCGAGGAACACGATCTCGGCTTCGGGCAGCATCCGCTCCGTTCGCCGGGTGTAGCGGCCCTCGCGGAACTCTTTGATGTCCACCGGGCCGAACAGCTCGTTGGGCTCGGTGAAGCGCGTGAGCAGGTACTCGAAGTACGCGGCGTCGATCAGTTCCGCGAACATCCGGATGATGGCCGACTTCGCCGTCCCGGGCGGACCGACGATGACCGCGTGCTCGCCCGCGATCGCCGACACCATCAGCAGGCGGATGATCTCTTGCTTGTCGAGGAAGTGCGCGTTGAGCACGCGCGCAACCTCCTGAAATCGCGCACCGTAGGCGGCGAAGTTGATCGGCGTCGTCGCGCTGGGGGGTTGGCTGGCCATGTCGCGGTGGGCGGTTACTTTAGCTCGAATGCGTCCCCGGCGGTCCCGCCGCGTCCCGCGTTTCTGCTGCAGCCGCCAGCGCGCGCCGCAGCCGCGCCGCCAGCGCGTCGATCACCGCGTCGGACGATGCGTCCCGCACCTGGCGGCGATGCTGGCGCCAGCGCCGCCATACCGCGGCGTCGTCGCGCAAGCCGGGCGGCTCGCCCAAGGTCGGGTCCACCCGCGCCAGCGCGTCGGGCAGCGCGAACAGCGTGCCGAGGCCGCGCGGGCGGCGCGCCGCACGCTCGGGCGCCAGCGCCGACGCCAGCAGCGCGGACGCCGCGTCGGCGTCGCGCTCGCGCGCCTCGGCGACGGCGAGGAGCGCGTCGAGGTGGACCAGGAATGCCGCGACCGCGCGGACGTCGGCCGCGGCGGGCGTCCGGTCGACCCAACGCTCGAACGCGGCGGCCATGCGAGCGGCGCCGGTCAGCGCGTCGACGCCGGACAGGTCGCCCAGCGTGCGATACGCGACCGCCCGCGCCAATTCGAGATCGCGCAGCG includes:
- a CDS encoding adenine nucleotide alpha hydrolase — translated: MAPKALVSWSSGKDSAYALLAARRSPSVEIVGLVTTVTARFGRVSMHGVREELLDRQADQLGLPCAKVAIPSPCSNDVYEAEMRRVLLAARAAGVTHVVFGDLFLRDIREYREAQLADVGMRAVFPLWGRDTSALAREMVEAGVRAVLTCVDPERLAPAFAGRTFDTGLLDDLPAAVDPCGENGEFHTFVTAGPMFRGAISVRGGEVVERDGFVFADLLPE
- a CDS encoding HEAT repeat domain-containing protein; this encodes MARSRQGRRRAAAADGPGPVRGRGSGRPVFELRSVARVRVPGTHGGDVAARVHVRRADRSRHAQAARVVPRRSRRRHRVAGLRDRHRRPVQRAAVARGRRHRQLLARLVAVGARDQASIRRADVFRGRLCVDRAPRARRFARAQRTRLPARNLRAKDRRPGAALLRTRAAARGGAVAAIHPGRLVGVHARPASGVRTGPGAGVGQEADVARRRDLAAILRLATARAGQSEPRRCVPGAVRAGVPVRARPQLRQGVPPAAHRDHAAQARRAPAHRRVHHHTRRMSRRRRPHRRARPARLLVWHHHPAVVRGVAGVSAAARPIPGGRPRGVVVSCGAPRSGAAHRRRRRAPAPTVDDPMARDSFASIETTAAQAEALLAQGRYAEAERYYRDLVAQTHVIDYEYDDWLRRLAEIYALLDRHREAGYIYLYLHYFDMARDAFKGDAGTVARARVLEVEKRWADAAAAYQEARLPVHAAVAYERAKQPRQAAEQWRALADDPRLRDRPYELALVHFNLGMALVRIDAGSAEGRRALIDSQRRLEQVAEDFEQRGERERAFDCYQILLKLGKDSGSFENLAEGYINCIRVLKEDNLKFYVLQYYEDFIRLALQRGELHAAATLYQEAADYAVRAGLPYDRHYLAEAAATWVKCADKSIADDAPVEFTENAFVAAVGCYSAIDDFVAVRDVYERLAELPLPDKKRERYRRIASRYTTARQKRRDAPEFPDYLKQQHAYADIWFVDLLEWELGGDPFQVAASIIGDLRYPDGIRRRALVVVLTLADAALRDETTAPATLAHVAELLGELQSYAALCPLERLYEHEDPAVRRAAVRALRFLFFKRSFALIGRALEDVDGGVREAAIEALRGLHFPHAFNPLARIYRESNDARVQAVALESIGKIGTIEAGEMLLMVLRQEEGTLRDVARRALASFDNADVLPIMRQYFQLETNAEARQVLEDLLGRAAGGGRRRPVL
- a CDS encoding response regulator, with the protein product MSSPAQVLRVYIFDDVVAARGEEFRIPGVDVTVYPHADDAAAVTVQPRPQPDVVFMDFALGPGRKDGATAIREMRAAGYRGWIVAISSDPAANGEMRAAGADDALPKKAHLRSYLVHLGREFLVGRTPWGAGGAARGR
- a CDS encoding AAA family ATPase produces the protein MASQPPSATTPINFAAYGARFQEVARVLNAHFLDKQEIIRLLMVSAIAGEHAVIVGPPGTAKSAIIRMFAELIDAAYFEYLLTRFTEPNELFGPVDIKEFREGRYTRRTERMLPEAEIVFLDEIFKSNSAILNSLLTIINERRFATGAEVRQVPLISLFAASNEVPNDENLAAMFDRFLLRVRSDNLDSYHFHELIAKGIANEIRRMGGRKVASEPIVSARDLHLIQRHFDRVMVFPEDFLAKYKGLIFQIRSEGITVSDRRVVKLLKLFAASAVFDGRDTVTDGDFFVLRHIWNNLDQAELLEEIVNPVVDAYYREHPDQRRFIGPQASLDDLLAELKLIRELLQAGTELSDIQLFSQLKNLNEIKAALSAIHNDTARRMIREVDQLLESVFSSSKFGG